The DNA sequence CACCCCCCCGGCCCTGCGATCGGCGGTCATGGACCGCGAACCGGCCGGCGTCTGGCTGGCCGCCTACCGGCGGGCCTGGGAGGAGGCCGACACCCCGGCCATCCTCGGCCTGTTCACCCCCGACGCCACCTACCGCTCAGGCGAACCCGGGCCAGTTGGGGTCGCGGGCGTGGGCGTGGAAGTGGTCGGGGATGCGGCGCATCACCGGGTCGATGCGGAACCCGGACGGGCCGAGGCGGGCCGCCGCCACGCCGGAGAGGACGGTCAGCATGTGCTCGCGGTCGGAGGGCGGCGGGTCGGAGCCGTGGTGGCGCCAGACGACCATCGGGGTGCGGCAGATCAGGCATTCCGCGACCCAGCAGCGCTCGTCCTCGTGGAACCAGGGGGTCAGCGGCTCGGCCGCGCACAGGGCACAGCCGGAGGCGGACCCGGCGGCCGGGCCCGGGTGGGCCTGGTCAGCCAACCAGCTTGGCCACGTCGGCCTGCTTGGAGCGGACGGCCTCGGCGGCCTCGCGGAGGTCGGCCAGCTCCTTGTCGGTCAGGGGGAGCTCGACCACCTCGGCGACCCCGGCGCGGCCCAGCTTGGCCGGGACGCCCAGGTAGACGCCGTCGATGCCGTACTGGCCGGTGACCCAGGCGCAGACGGGCATGACCTCGCCGGTGTCGCCGAGAACGGCGGCCACCATGGCCGCGGCCGCGCTGGAGGGCGCGTAGTAGGCCGAGCCCGACTTGAGCAGGGCGACCACCTCGGCCCCGCCGTCGCGGGTCCGCTGGACCAGGCGCTCGATCGTCTCGGCGTCGGCGACCTCGGTGAGCGGCTTGCCGTCGACCCTGACCATGCTCGGCACCGGGACCATGGTGTCGCCGTGGGAGCCGAGGGTCATGGCCTCGACCCGGCTCGGGCTGGTGCCCAGCTCCTCGGCCAGGAAGTGCTTGAACCGGGCCGTGTCGAGCATGCCGGCCTGGCCCATGACCCGCTCCCTGGGGAACCCGGACACCTCGGCGGCCAGGGCCGTCATCTCGTCCAGCGGGTTGGAGACGACGATCAGGACCGCGTCCGGCGAGCCGTCGGCGACCTTGCCGGTGACCTCGCCGACGATCCTGGCGTTGGTCTCCAGCAGGTCCATGCGGCTCATGCCCGGCTTGCGGGGGACCCCGGCGGTGATCACGACCACGTCCGAGCCGGCCGTCTCCTCGTAGCCGTTGCTGCCGACCACCCGGGTCTCGAACCCCTCGATGGGCCGCGACTGGTTCATGTCGAGGGCCAGGCCCTGGGGGAGACCCTCGACGATGTCGGTCATCACCACCTCGTCGCAGAGGTCCTTCTCGGCCAGGCGCTGCACGGTGGTCGAGCCGTACTTGCCGGCTCCGACGACGGTGACCTTGGCCATCAGGCACCCGCCTCCATCTTGGCGATCACGGCGTCGGCGACCTGGCTGGTGCCGACGGCCGTGGGATCGTCGCGCGACGGCTTCATGTCGTAGGTGACGCTCTTGCCCTCGGCGATGACCGCGGCCAGGGCCCGCTCCAGCCGGTCGGCGGCCTCACCCTCCTCCAGGTGGCGCAGCAGCAGCATGCCCGAGAGCATCATCGCCATCGGGTTGACCTTGTTCTGCCCCTTGTACTTGGGAGCCGAGCCGTGGGTGGCCTCGAACACCGCCACCCGATCCCCCAGGTTGGCCCCGGGCGCGACCCCGAGCCCGCCGACGAGCCCGGCCCCGAGGTCGGAGATGATGTCGCCGTACAGGTTGGGCAGCAGCAGCACGTCGAAGTTCTCCGGCTTCTGCACCAGCTGCATGCACATGTTGTCGACCAGGTACTCGTCATACTCGACGTCGTCGTAGTCCCTGGCCACCTCGCGGGCCACGGCGTAGAAGAGCCCGTCGGTGTGCTTCATGATGTTCGCCTTGGTGACCGCCGTGACCTTCTTGCGGCCGTAGGCGCGGGCGTAGTCGAAGGCGAACTTGGCGATCCGCCTGGTCCCGGTGATCGACATCGGCTTGATCGAGACGCCGGAGTCGTCCCGGATCTTCTTGGGCTGGATGCCGTTGAGGAACTCGATGACCTTGGCCGCGTCGGGCGTGCCCTGCTCGAACTCGATGCCGGCGTACAGGTCCTCGTGGTTCTCGCGCACCACCACCAGGTCGATGTCGTCGTAGCGGGACCGGACCCCCTGGTAGGTCTTGCAGGGCCGCAGGCAGGCGAACAGGTCGAGCTCCTTGCGCAGGGCCACGTTGACGCTGCGGAACCCGGTGCCGATCGGGGTGGTCAGCGGCCCCTTGATCGCCACCCCGTTGCTCCGGATGGAGTCGAGCACCTGGTCGGGCAGGGGGGTCCCGTACTTGTCGATGACCTCGGCCCCGGCCTCCTGGACGTCCCAGTCGAACCCCACGCCGGTGCCCTCGAGGACCCGGCGGGTCGCCTCCGACAGCTCCGGTCCTACCCCGTCCCCAGGGATGAACGTGACGCGATGGGCCATGGTGGGGCGCTCCTTTGCTCGAGGTGTCGCCAAGGGTATCTCTGTACGGCGGATGCGCCAGGAAAACCCCTACGATTGCGGTGGACCCGCCCCCCGAGACGACCGGAGGCACCCCGAGATGGCTGACGCAACGGGCAAGGGACTCGAGGGCGTGGTCGCCGCCCAGACCAGGATCTCCGACGTCGACGGCCAGCAGGGCAGGCTGTGGTACGCCGGCTACGACATCGCCGACCTGACCGCCCACGCCAGCTTCGAGGAGACCATCCACCTGCTGCACCACCTGGAGCTGCCGACGGCCGCCCAGCTGTCCGAGACGGTGGCCATGCTGCGGGCCGAGAGCACCCTTGACCCGCTGCTGGTCGACCTGGTCGGCTCCCTGGCCGAGCGGACCGGCCCCATGACCACCCTGCGGACGGCGGTGTCGGCCGCCGCCGCCCTCGACCCCGACGACGAGGGGGCGGAGGAGGCGGAGGAGGCCAACCTCCGCAAGGCCTACCGGCTGATGGCCAAGACCCCGCAGATCATCGCCACCTACCAGCGGCTGCGGACGGGCGGGGACGTGATCGAGCCGCGCGACGACCTCGGCATCGCCGCCAACTTCCTCTACGCCCTCACCGGCAAGCAGCCCGACCCGCAGGTCGCCCGCGACTTCGACGTCGTCCTGGTGCTGTATGCCGACCACACCCTGAACGCCTCCACCTTCGCCGGCCGGGTCGCCGCCGCCACCATGGCCGACATGTACGCCGCGGTCACCGCGGCCGTGGCCACCCTCCAGGGCCCGCTCCACGGCGGGGCCATCGAGGAGGTCCGCGAGATGCTGGAGGACATCGGCCAGCCCGACCGCGCCCCCGACTGGGTTCGCGAGCGCCTCGCCGCCAGGCAGAAGGTGATGGGCTTCGGCCACCGCGTCTACAAGACCTGGGACCCCCGGGCCACCCTCCTGCGCGAGATC is a window from the Actinomycetota bacterium genome containing:
- the mdh gene encoding malate dehydrogenase, producing the protein MMAKVTVVGAGKYGSTTVQRLAEKDLCDEVVMTDIVEGLPQGLALDMNQSRPIEGFETRVVGSNGYEETAGSDVVVITAGVPRKPGMSRMDLLETNARIVGEVTGKVADGSPDAVLIVVSNPLDEMTALAAEVSGFPRERVMGQAGMLDTARFKHFLAEELGTSPSRVEAMTLGSHGDTMVPVPSMVRVDGKPLTEVADAETIERLVQRTRDGGAEVVALLKSGSAYYAPSSAAAAMVAAVLGDTGEVMPVCAWVTGQYGIDGVYLGVPAKLGRAGVAEVVELPLTDKELADLREAAEAVRSKQADVAKLVG
- a CDS encoding citrate/2-methylcitrate synthase is translated as MADATGKGLEGVVAAQTRISDVDGQQGRLWYAGYDIADLTAHASFEETIHLLHHLELPTAAQLSETVAMLRAESTLDPLLVDLVGSLAERTGPMTTLRTAVSAAAALDPDDEGAEEAEEANLRKAYRLMAKTPQIIATYQRLRTGGDVIEPRDDLGIAANFLYALTGKQPDPQVARDFDVVLVLYADHTLNASTFAGRVAAATMADMYAAVTAAVATLQGPLHGGAIEEVREMLEDIGQPDRAPDWVRERLAARQKVMGFGHRVYKTWDPRATLLREIAERLGKQFGETRWYDTSVRVQKAVMEAKPLYPNVDFYTASVYSALGLPGDLYTPLFAAARMAGWTAHIREQYADNRLIRPDSEYIGPNPRAWKPLESRG
- a CDS encoding isocitrate/isopropylmalate dehydrogenase family protein, which translates into the protein MAHRVTFIPGDGVGPELSEATRRVLEGTGVGFDWDVQEAGAEVIDKYGTPLPDQVLDSIRSNGVAIKGPLTTPIGTGFRSVNVALRKELDLFACLRPCKTYQGVRSRYDDIDLVVVRENHEDLYAGIEFEQGTPDAAKVIEFLNGIQPKKIRDDSGVSIKPMSITGTRRIAKFAFDYARAYGRKKVTAVTKANIMKHTDGLFYAVAREVARDYDDVEYDEYLVDNMCMQLVQKPENFDVLLLPNLYGDIISDLGAGLVGGLGVAPGANLGDRVAVFEATHGSAPKYKGQNKVNPMAMMLSGMLLLRHLEEGEAADRLERALAAVIAEGKSVTYDMKPSRDDPTAVGTSQVADAVIAKMEAGA